In Candidatus Tectomicrobia bacterium, the DNA window CGACTACCTGAAGGGGAAGTGACGCAGCCGCCTAGCGGGAGTGGGTGAGACAGACATGAAGATCCGAGCCTTGCGGACGTGGATCCCGGCGGGGAGATCGGCCGGCCTCCTGGCCCTGGCCCTGGCGGCCGGCCTCGCGGGCTGCGCCACGGAGCGCATCCAGCACGCCGTCTCCCTGCATTACGAGGGGACGGACGCGCCCCGCCTGTTCCAGGGCGCGCAGTCCCCCACCGTCGTCGTCACGCCCTTCCAGGACCGGCGGGTGAACCCGGAACGCCTCGGCGTCTACTACTGGCAGCGGCTGATCGTGGACATGATCCCGAGGGGCGGGACGGCCTCCTCCGCCCTGACCGCGATGGCCGCCGAATTCCTCCAGCGCATGGGCATGCGGCCCGTCGAGGGGAGGTGGGACGGCGAGGCCACCTCGCTCCATGCCATCCCGGCCGATTACGCGCTGTACGGGGAGATCCTGGACCTCCGCTTCACGGGCGAGGGCACCCTGCGTGACGCGGCGAACAAGGGGAAGGTGACGATCGAGGTCCGCCTCGGCAGCCGCGCCAACCGCACGGTGGTGCGCCGCAGCGTGGAGGTGGCGCCGGACGAGACTCAGTTCATCCTCTTCGACAACCGTTACGAGCACATCAACCGGATGGAGCAGGTCATCCGGCGCTCGGTCAGCCGGGCCATGCGGGACAGCCTGACGGACTTGGTCCGCCGCACGGGGGCGGGCCAGGCTCCGGGCCAGGCTCCGCAGGGGCCGGCCCGCGAGCTCCCGCCGGCCCCGGGCGAGCCCAATCCCTTCGAGCGCTTCCAGCAGCGGTAGAGCGGGCGCGCCTACTTGGCCCGGCCGCCCGGCCGGCCGTCCCGCTTCCCGTCCTGGAGGAACCGCAGGAGGTTGCTGTCCGAGGGGAGAAGGATGGTGGTCTTGTCCTTGAAGGACTTCTGGTACACCTCCAGGCTCTTCAGGAAGGCGTAGAATTCGGGATCCTGGCCGAAGGCCTTGGCGGTGGTTTCGATGCTGCGCGCGTCCCCCTCGCCCCGCAGCCTCTGCTCCTTCTCGTAGGCGTCGGCCAGGAGGATGTCGCGCTCGCGGTCCGTCTCGGCCCGGATCTTCTGGGCCTCCTCCCGCCCCTCGGAGCGGTACTGGGTGGCGATGCGCTGGCGCTCGGCCTGCATCCGGCCGTAGATGGCCTTGAGGTTCTCGGAGGGCAGGTCGGCCCGCTTGAGGCGCACGTCCACAATCTGAATGCCGTAGTCCCGCGCCTTGCGGTCGCTCTCCGAGGTCACCAACTCCATCAGGTGGGCGCGCTCCTGGGCCACGGTCTCGATCAGGTCCTTCCGCCCCAGCTCCCGGCGCAGCTCGCTGTAGATGATGTCGTCCAGCCGCGCCTGGGCTCCCACCTCGTCCCGCACCGTGCGGAGGAACTGGAGAGGGTCGACGATGCGCCAGCGGGAGAAGTTGTCCACCAGGAGGACCTTCTTGTCCTGGGTGATGATCTCCGTGGTGCTGGAGTCGTACTCGAGCAGGCGCCGGTCGAAATACGTGAGCTGCTCGACGAAGGGCACGCGGTAGTTGAGGCCGGCGTCGCGGACCACCCGCACGGGCTTGCCGAAGCGGGTAACCACCACCTGCTGGTCCTCCCGGACGGTGAAGAACACCATGTTCGCGCCGATGACGGCGGCGACCAGCACGACGAGGGCCGCGACCAGCCACCTGGGAAGGGGCATGGAGTTCACGGCTTCATCTCCTTCGCCCCGTCCCGCAGGGGGAGGATGGGAAGCACGCCCGAGCCCTGTTTCTCGAGGATCACCTTGTCCACCGAGGGCATGACCTCCTGGAGCATCTCCAGGTGGAGGCGGGTGCGCGTGATGTCCGGGGCCTTCTTATATTCCTCCAGGGTGGCGAGGAAGCGGCCGGCGTCGCCGCGCGCCTGGCGGATCTTGGTCTCCCGGTAGGCGGTGGCGCGCTCGACGATCTCCGCCACCCGCCCGCGCGCCTCGGGGATCACCTTGTTGCGGTAACCCTGGGCCTCGTTGATGAGGCGGTTCTTGTCCTCCCGGGCGCTCGCCACGTCCCGGAAGGCCTCGCTCACGTCCTTGGGCGGATTCACATCCTGGAGCTGGACGGCCACGACCGTCAGGCCGCTCTGGTAGCGGTTCAGGATGGCCTGCAGGGTTTCCATCGTCTCCTGCTGGATGGCTCCCTTGCCCGTCGTCAGCGCCTCGTCGATGGGCTTGTTGCCGACCACCTGGCGGAGGGCCGCCTCGGCCGCGAGGCGCACCGTCCGGTCGGGGTTCCGCACCTTGAAGAGGTACTCCAGCGGGTCCTTGATGCGGAACTGGATGATGACGTTCACGTCGAGCATGTTCTCGTCGCCCGTGAGCATGCGCGACTCTTCGGGGTGATCTTGATACCGCGCCGGCGGCCCCGGATCGATCGTCCGGAAGCCGATCTCGATGCGCTTCACCTCTGTGACCTTGGGCTTGTAGACGGTTTCGAACGGGAAGGGGAAGTGGTAGTTCAGCCCCGGGCTGACCACCCGCTCGATGCGCCCGAAGCGAAGGACGACCCCCTGCTCGTCCGGGCCGACGGTGAAGATTCCCGAAAGCAGCCAGAGGGCGGCCACCCCCGCCGCCAGAAGCGCCCACGGGAGGCGGATATTCCGGAAACTGGGGATCTGGAACTGGGGCATTCGAATCTGGGGAGGAAGGCCGCCTCCGCTCTGGCGGCGGGCCTTGAACTCATCCCAATCCATGGGCATGGAAGGACTCCAATCGATTCAGTTAGGCAAAAGAAATCCGCGATTTGCACGGTAAGTGGGACGGCCGGGGAAGTCAACCCATGGGAAGCGGCCGGGGCCCGCCTCCCGGCATCCGCACATCCGGGCGCCGGCCTACCGCGCCCCGTCCCACACGCGCTGCAGGCAGCGGTGCGCCCGCTCGAGCCGCCCGTCCAGCCGCGCCTCGAATCCGGCTCCCTCCGCCAGCCCCGCGCACTCCGCGCTCGCCTGTTTCCGCCTCACGAGATCCCGCACCGCCGGGGAGTTCAGGACCGCCTGGATGCGCTGCCGCAGCGCGTCCTGGCGCGCCTGAAGCTCGTTCAGCTTGTAGTTGTTCTCTTTCTTCCGCTTCGTCCAGTCGAGCACGCCCCGCTGCAGGTCGGCGTAGCGCTCGTTCAGGCCCTTCTCCTTCATCGCCAGCGTGTCCCTGCGGCTGTCGACCCGCTGCGCGTTGGCGTTCACGCGCCGCCGCCAGGGCTCGAGGGTGCTCTGGTTGTAGGAGTTGATCTGCGCCGCCGCCGCGTTGCAGGCGTTCACATACCCCTGGTCGGAGAAGGTGCCGGTGCATCGCGCGTTGTGGGACTGCACCTTCGCGCCGTGCTGCGCCGCGGCCGCCCGCTGGCTGGCCGCATCGGCGTTGTGCGCCTGGAGCTCGCCGCGCCACGCCTGGACCTCGTTGAGGAAATTCTTCTTGGCGCCGTCCAGGAGCTCGCGCGTCGCGATCAGCCGCTTCTCCTCGTTCTGGAGCGCGGCCTGCTCGGCGAAGAGCGCCTGGCTGGCGGCCTGCGCCTGGCCCAGCTCGGTGTTGAGGGCCTGGAGCTCATTGGCCACGGAGGAAGGAAGCTCCTGGGCGCGGCCCGGGAGAGGCGCCGCCAGATGCACCGCGAGAACGAAAACCACCGCGAATCCAGCCCATCCGGCCATTTTCACGGCTTCCCCTCCTCTGCCCGCGAGGAACCCCCTGGAAGACGATGAAAAGCATTCCGATACGATACCATAAACCCGCTCCGCCCTTCTCGCCCGGGCGCCCTAGTTCCGGGCGCCGAGGCGCCGTGTCCGCACGCGGCGCCGGGCGCGGAGGATCTCCCGCCGCCCGGGAAGCCCCTCCTGGGCGCCCTCCCTCCGCACCGACAGGGAGGAGGCCGCCACGGCGAGCCGGACCGCCCCCGCCAGTCCCGCTCCCTCGGCCAGGGCGAGCGCCAGCGCCCCGCAAAACGCGTCCCCCGCCCCCGTCGTATCCACCGCCCGGATGCCCGGCGGCGGCTCCGCCCATCCTCCCTCATCCCCGCCCAGGAAAAACGCGCCGCGCGCTCCCGCCGTGATCACCACCGCCCGCGGCCCCAGCGAGAGGAGATCCCGGGCGAGGCCCGGAAGCTCTCGGGGACGGGGGGCCGGCTTCCGGCCCAGGAGACGGGCCGCCTCGGCCTCGTTGGGCGCGAGAACGTCGGTCAGGGCCAGCAGCCCGGCGGGAAAGGAGGAGGGCGCGGGGGCGGGATTCAGGATGGTGACGGCCCCCCGGCGCCTCCCCCGCCGGAAGGCCTCGCGCACGACGGAGAGCGGCACCTCGAGCTGCGCAAGGACAGCCGCGCCCCAGTCCAGAAGATCGCGCCGCGCGCCCAGCCTCCCCGGCGTGAGGAGGGCGTTGGCGCCGGGCGAGACGGCGATCTGGTTCTTTCCCTCGCCGTCCACCAGGATGAGGGCGGTGCCGGTGGGACCTCTCGCGCGCAGGAGGCCCCCGCGCTCGATCCCCTCGGCGGCCAAGAACTTGCGATAAGACGCCCCGGCCGCATCCTCTCCGGTGAAGCAAACCAGCCTCACGCGGTGTGCGCCCCCCGCGGCGCGCGCGGCGGCCAAAGCCTGGTTGGCGCCCTTCCCTCCCCGGAACTCCCGGCGCGGGCCCCCGAGCACCGTCTCGCCCGGCCGCGGGAGGCGGGGGACGCGGACCACGATGTCGAAGTTGGCGCTCCCCACCACGAGGACGCCGGGGCGGCTCTCAGGCCCAGCCATGGTAGGACCTCAGCCTTTCCAGGAAGAAACGCAGGAAGCCCCGCTCGTCCACGTCGAGGGCCACCTCCACGTTCCCGCGGGGCGCCTCGGGCCTCAGGTCCACCACCGTCATGCCGCGCGCGGGCCCCCGGCCGCACTCCACCCTCACCGGCAGGCGCTCGCAACCGAGGAGGCCGGGCCGGATGGCCGCCGCCAGCGCCAGCGGATCGTGCAGGGTGACGCCGTCCCGCCCGCGCCGGCGCAGGGAGAAGCCCGCGTAAATCCCGGTGAGGTCGCGCAGCGCCCTCCGGAAGGAGCCGCCTCCTGCGAGCATCCGGGAGGGCAGAAAGGCGCGCCGCGTCACGTCGAGGCCAACCATGGTGACCCGGGCGCCCGAGGCGAAGACGGCCTCGGCCGCCTCGGGATCGCAGTGGACGTTGAACTCGGCGGCGGGCGTCACGTTGCCGGGCATCCGGGCGGCGCCGCCCATGAGCACGATGCGGCCCACCCCGGGAAGGGCGGAGGGGTCCCGCCGGTGGACCCGCGCGAGGTTGGTCAGCGGGCCCAGCGCCACGACGGTGAGGCGGCGGCCCCATGCCCGGGCGTGGGCGAGGAGGGCCTCCTCCGCCCCCTCGCCCGGCCGCCCCGCCGGCCGGGGCGGCCGGCGGGCGCCGGAGAAGAGCCTCCCCAGGCCCTCCGGGCCGTGGATGGCGGCGGAGGCTTTCCAGTCCACTCTCCCCTTGCCGAGGGGCCGGCTCCCGCCGGGATGGACGGGCGGAAGCGCCCGGGCGGCGGGAAGATGGCCCCCGAGCCAGCCCACCAGCCGGCGGGCGTTGCGGAAGGCGGCCCCGGCGGGGACGTTGCCGCGAACGGCGGTAATCGCCAAGACCTCCAGTTCGGGCGAGGCCAGCGCCAGGGCCAGCGCGAGGGCGTCGTCCACCCCTGGATCGCAATCGATCACCACTGGAATCTTTTTCATGGGGAAAAGCCCCTATTTCTGCAAATAAACCAAGAAGATTCTTGCATTCGGCCTCCATTCCTCCACGGGAGGCAGGAATCGGATGGCCGAATCCATACAAAAATCAAGCGAGTGCAAACTCCCCGCCGTGCCTGATATTATTTTTATCTCAAGTTACATTCGGATGATTTACCAAAAGCCATTGTAAATCAATTACTTTACGCCATGCCGCCGCCGGGCCATTTGACAAATGCCCGATTTTCCGATACTTAGATGAATCTGGCCTCGCCCCTCGCCGATGGCAAAGGGGAACGGGGCCTTTGATTCTGGCCACCTCGATCCCCCAAACCACGGGACACGCCTAATCTGCTTGTGATGGCCCAACAACGAGACGCCGCGTCCGCAAACTCTGGGCGGAGATTGGTCGCCGCTATCGATATCGGGGGAACCTTCACCGATATCGTTATCTACAATCCCTCCTCGGGCAAAGCCGCGGTCGGAAAATACCTCACCACCCCGAACGACCCCTCCATCGGGGCTCTGGCCGGGCTGCGCACCCTGCTGGAGGAGGAGAATCTCCGCTTCCGCAACCTCACCCAGGCCGTTCACGCCACCACCCTGGCGGCCAACGCCATCGTCGAGCGCAAGGGGGCCCCCACCGGCCTCCTGACCACCAAGGGCTTCCAGGACATCCTCCAGGTGGGCCGCGAGTCGCGCTACGACATCTACGACCTCGTGCCCGAGTTCCCCGAGCCCCTGGTGGGCGGCACCATGCGCCGCGAACTCACCGAGCGCATCGCGGCCACGGGCGACACCCTCCAGCCCCTCAGCATGCAGGAGGTGAAGGTCACCATCCAGGAGCTGGTGGACAGGGGCGCCAAGTCTATCGCCGTCTGCCTCCTCCACTCCTACGTGAACCCCGAGCACGAGGAGGCCGTGGGGGAGGTCATCGCGGAGTCGTTCCCCGACATCAGCTACAGCCTCTCCTCGAAGGTCTGTCCCGAGATCCGGGAGTATGAGCGCACCTCCACCACGGTGGCGAACGCCTACATCCAGCCCATCGTCTCGCGCTATCTCGAGGACCTCGAGACCAACCTGGAGAACGTCGCCCTCTACATCATGCTCTCGAACGGGGGCATCTCGACGGCCAAGTCGGCCGCCGAGACACCCATCCGCATGTTCGAGTCCGGCCCCGCGGCGGGCGCCCTCTCGGCCGCCTGTTTCGGCAAGCTGTCGGGGTTCAACAACGTCGTCGCCTTCGACATGGGCGGCACCACGGCCAAGACCTGCGTCATCGAGAACGGCCACCCCCACATCTCCACCGAGTTCGAGATCGCCCGCGTCAAGCGCTTCAAGAAGGGGAGCGGCCTTCCCATCCAGGTGTCCTGCGTGGACCTGATCGAGGTGGGGGCGGGAGGGGGCAGCATCGCTCGGATCGACTCGATGGGGCTGCTGAAGGTGGGGCCCGATAGCCAGGGCGCCTCGCCCGGACCCGCCTGCTACGGCCTGGGCGGAACCGAACCCACCGTGACGGACGCGGACCTCATCCTCGGCTACATCGACCCCGCCTATTTCCTGGGCGGGGAAATGGAAATCTTCCCGGAGGCGGCCTCCGAGGCCATCCGGAAGAAGATCGCCGAGCCCCTCAAGATCGAGGAGGTCCAGGCGGCGTGGGGCGTCCACGAGCTCGTCAACGAGACCATGGCCGCCGCCGCGCGCATCCAGCTCTCCGAGCGCGGGAAGGACCCCCGCAACTTCACCCTCATCGCCACCGGCGGGGCGGGCCCGGTGCACGCCTTCCGCCTGGCGCGCAAGGTGGGCCTGCGGCGCATCGTCTGCCTGCCGGCGGCCGGCCTCGCTTCCGCCCTGGGCCTCCTGGTGGTCCCGATCAAGGTGGACACGGTGGACAGCCACGTCTCTCCCCTGGACCAGGTGGACCTGAACAAGATCAACGCCCTCCTGGCCGACCGCGAGAAGAAGTGCGTCGCCCTGCTCAAGGCGGCGGGGGTGCGGGAACGGGAGATCCGCATCGAGCGGATGGCCGACGTCAGCTTCCTGGGCCAGGGTTTCCCGCTGACCATCCCCATCCCCACCGGCAAGCTGGGGCCCCAGCACATCCAGGTGATCGACAAGACCTTCCGCGAGCTCTACTCCTCCACGCACGGGGGCGTGATCGGCGCCGTGCCTCTCCAGGTGATGAACTGGCGGATCTTCGGCCTGGGCCCCGATCCGAAGGCCAACTTCAAGTTCTCGAACCTCTCGGAGCGCGGCTCGCGCAACGTCCTCAAGGGCACGCGGCGGATCTACCTCCCCGAGAACAAGGGCTACCGGAAGGTCAACGTATACGACCGCTATCTCCTGAAGCCGGGCCAGAAGTTCAAGGGGCCCGCCCTGGTGGAGGAGCGGGTGACGACGACGGTGGTGGGCTCGCGGTCCACCTTCTACGTGGACAAGACGCAGAACCTCATCATCGAGCTGTAGGAGAGGGCCATGGCCCGCAAGGGACTCGACGCCATCACGCTGGAAGTCCTGTGGAGCCGCCTCATCGCCATCGCGGAAGAAGCGGCCACCGAGGTGGTGCGCACCGCCTTCTCGACCACCATCCGCGAGTCAAAGAACTTCGCCCTCGTGCTTCTCGACCCGCGCGGGCACTCCATCGCGCAGGCGAGTTCCACCATGCCGAGCTTCGTCGGGGCCATCCCGCTGACGGCCCGGCACCTGCTCAAGGCGTTCCCGCTGGACGCCTGGGCGCCGGAAGACCTCGTCCTCGCCAACGACCCCTGGATCACGACCGGGCATCTCCAGGACGTGAGCTCCCTGAGCCCGATCTTCTACAAGAAGAACCTCATCGCTTTCGCGGGGATCACCACCCACGTCACCGACATGGGCGGCAAGCTCCGCTCGCCCGAGGTGCGCGAGATCTACGAGGAGGGGCTCCAGCTCCCGCCGTGCAAGTTCCTGAACGCGGGCAAGGTGAACCCGGACATCCTGCGCATCATCCGCCAGAACGTCCGGGTCCCGGACCAGGTCGAGGGCGACCTCATCTCCCACGTCTCGGCGAGCAAGCTGGCGGCGCGGCGGGTGCAGGAGATGATGGACGAGTACCGTCTGCGCGACCTCGACCAGGCCGCCTCGACGATCTACCAGCGCTCCGAGAACGCGATGCGCGAGGCCATCAAGAAGGTGCCGGACGGGGAATACCGCTTCCAGGTGAGCACGGACGGCTACGACGAGCCCCTCGTCATCCGCGTCGAGGTGCGGGTGCGCGGGAGCAGCATCCTGGTGGATTACACGGGCTCCTCGCCCCAGGTGGACCGTGGGCTCAACGCGACGCTGAATTACGTTTACGCCTACTCGGCGTATTCCCTGAAGTGCCTCTTCTGCCCCTCCGTGCCGAACAACGAGGGCAACTACCGTCCCGTCACCGTCTCGGCCCCCGAGGGCAGCATCCTGAACCCGCGCTACCCGGCCCCGGTGAACGGGCGCTCGATGGTGGGCCACTTCATCCCGTCGGCCATCTTCGGCGCCTTGTGCAAGGCCGTGCCCGACCTCGTCCAGGCGGCGAGCGGGAGCCCCACCTGGGCCATCAACGCCGCGGGCATCGCCAAGGACAACCGCCGCTTCGCCGGCAACTTCTTCCTGAACGGCGGCCAGGGCGCCTCCAAGGACCACGACGGCCGGGCCTGCCTGTGCTTCCCCTCGAACACCTCGGCGACCCCCATCGAGGTCCTCGAGCACATGGTGCCGCTCCTCGTCGAGCGCAAGGCCGTCATCCGCGACAGCGGCGGCGCCGGGGAGTTCACCGGGGGGGACGGCCAGCAGGTCATCGTGAAGTCGCTCTCGGACAGCCCAATCCTCCTTACCTTCCTGAGCGAGCGCACCCGGCACCCCGCCTACGGCCTCTTCGGGGGGCGCAACGGGCGCGTGGGGAAGGTCACCCTGAACGGCCGGCCCATCAACCCCAAGCGCCAGTGGGTGATGCACCCGGGCGACCGCCTCGTGCTCGAGGTGCCGAGCGGCGGCGGCTACGGGGATCCCAAGCAGCGGCGGCCCGAGTTCATCGAACGCGACCTGCGCGAGGGGCTTCTCTCCCTCCAGAAGGCCCGCGCCGAATACAACTACGACGGCGACTTCAGCATCTCCAGCCTCTAGCCCCGAGCCTCCCATGCCCGCGCGCCGATGGGTGGCCGTCACCGCGACGGCGGACTTCCCGGT includes these proteins:
- the hflC gene encoding protease modulator HflC; translated protein: MPLPRWLVAALVVLVAAVIGANMVFFTVREDQQVVVTRFGKPVRVVRDAGLNYRVPFVEQLTYFDRRLLEYDSSTTEIITQDKKVLLVDNFSRWRIVDPLQFLRTVRDEVGAQARLDDIIYSELRRELGRKDLIETVAQERAHLMELVTSESDRKARDYGIQIVDVRLKRADLPSENLKAIYGRMQAERQRIATQYRSEGREEAQKIRAETDRERDILLADAYEKEQRLRGEGDARSIETTAKAFGQDPEFYAFLKSLEVYQKSFKDKTTILLPSDSNLLRFLQDGKRDGRPGGRAK
- the hflK gene encoding FtsH protease activity modulator HflK, giving the protein MPMDWDEFKARRQSGGGLPPQIRMPQFQIPSFRNIRLPWALLAAGVAALWLLSGIFTVGPDEQGVVLRFGRIERVVSPGLNYHFPFPFETVYKPKVTEVKRIEIGFRTIDPGPPARYQDHPEESRMLTGDENMLDVNVIIQFRIKDPLEYLFKVRNPDRTVRLAAEAALRQVVGNKPIDEALTTGKGAIQQETMETLQAILNRYQSGLTVVAVQLQDVNPPKDVSEAFRDVASAREDKNRLINEAQGYRNKVIPEARGRVAEIVERATAYRETKIRQARGDAGRFLATLEEYKKAPDITRTRLHLEMLQEVMPSVDKVILEKQGSGVLPILPLRDGAKEMKP
- a CDS encoding ribokinase, which translates into the protein MAGPESRPGVLVVGSANFDIVVRVPRLPRPGETVLGGPRREFRGGKGANQALAAARAAGGAHRVRLVCFTGEDAAGASYRKFLAAEGIERGGLLRARGPTGTALILVDGEGKNQIAVSPGANALLTPGRLGARRDLLDWGAAVLAQLEVPLSVVREAFRRGRRRGAVTILNPAPAPSSFPAGLLALTDVLAPNEAEAARLLGRKPAPRPRELPGLARDLLSLGPRAVVITAGARGAFFLGGDEGGWAEPPPGIRAVDTTGAGDAFCGALALALAEGAGLAGAVRLAVAASSLSVRREGAQEGLPGRREILRARRRVRTRRLGARN
- a CDS encoding nucleoside hydrolase, whose amino-acid sequence is MKKIPVVIDCDPGVDDALALALALASPELEVLAITAVRGNVPAGAAFRNARRLVGWLGGHLPAARALPPVHPGGSRPLGKGRVDWKASAAIHGPEGLGRLFSGARRPPRPAGRPGEGAEEALLAHARAWGRRLTVVALGPLTNLARVHRRDPSALPGVGRIVLMGGAARMPGNVTPAAEFNVHCDPEAAEAVFASGARVTMVGLDVTRRAFLPSRMLAGGGSFRRALRDLTGIYAGFSLRRRGRDGVTLHDPLALAAAIRPGLLGCERLPVRVECGRGPARGMTVVDLRPEAPRGNVEVALDVDERGFLRFFLERLRSYHGWA
- a CDS encoding hydantoinase/oxoprolinase family protein — translated: MAQQRDAASANSGRRLVAAIDIGGTFTDIVIYNPSSGKAAVGKYLTTPNDPSIGALAGLRTLLEEENLRFRNLTQAVHATTLAANAIVERKGAPTGLLTTKGFQDILQVGRESRYDIYDLVPEFPEPLVGGTMRRELTERIAATGDTLQPLSMQEVKVTIQELVDRGAKSIAVCLLHSYVNPEHEEAVGEVIAESFPDISYSLSSKVCPEIREYERTSTTVANAYIQPIVSRYLEDLETNLENVALYIMLSNGGISTAKSAAETPIRMFESGPAAGALSAACFGKLSGFNNVVAFDMGGTTAKTCVIENGHPHISTEFEIARVKRFKKGSGLPIQVSCVDLIEVGAGGGSIARIDSMGLLKVGPDSQGASPGPACYGLGGTEPTVTDADLILGYIDPAYFLGGEMEIFPEAASEAIRKKIAEPLKIEEVQAAWGVHELVNETMAAAARIQLSERGKDPRNFTLIATGGAGPVHAFRLARKVGLRRIVCLPAAGLASALGLLVVPIKVDTVDSHVSPLDQVDLNKINALLADREKKCVALLKAAGVREREIRIERMADVSFLGQGFPLTIPIPTGKLGPQHIQVIDKTFRELYSSTHGGVIGAVPLQVMNWRIFGLGPDPKANFKFSNLSERGSRNVLKGTRRIYLPENKGYRKVNVYDRYLLKPGQKFKGPALVEERVTTTVVGSRSTFYVDKTQNLIIEL
- a CDS encoding hydantoinase B/oxoprolinase family protein, with the protein product MARKGLDAITLEVLWSRLIAIAEEAATEVVRTAFSTTIRESKNFALVLLDPRGHSIAQASSTMPSFVGAIPLTARHLLKAFPLDAWAPEDLVLANDPWITTGHLQDVSSLSPIFYKKNLIAFAGITTHVTDMGGKLRSPEVREIYEEGLQLPPCKFLNAGKVNPDILRIIRQNVRVPDQVEGDLISHVSASKLAARRVQEMMDEYRLRDLDQAASTIYQRSENAMREAIKKVPDGEYRFQVSTDGYDEPLVIRVEVRVRGSSILVDYTGSSPQVDRGLNATLNYVYAYSAYSLKCLFCPSVPNNEGNYRPVTVSAPEGSILNPRYPAPVNGRSMVGHFIPSAIFGALCKAVPDLVQAASGSPTWAINAAGIAKDNRRFAGNFFLNGGQGASKDHDGRACLCFPSNTSATPIEVLEHMVPLLVERKAVIRDSGGAGEFTGGDGQQVIVKSLSDSPILLTFLSERTRHPAYGLFGGRNGRVGKVTLNGRPINPKRQWVMHPGDRLVLEVPSGGGYGDPKQRRPEFIERDLREGLLSLQKARAEYNYDGDFSISSL